From a region of the Rhipicephalus microplus isolate Deutch F79 chromosome X, USDA_Rmic, whole genome shotgun sequence genome:
- the LOC119176338 gene encoding twisted gastrulation protein homolog 1-A, which produces MLKQVLLPLAVAVACALSLSLACNEAICASIVSKCMLTQSCKCDKLNVTCNRDCFYCLDYLYTECCSCVEMCPRQNETISLSHKSNIEDLPDPTHGLFALLTEEADRSLRWRSYTFPVHAELYSPVHEKDIKLKAVVSNGNTSEVVEEEDVQVNCTVAFMSQCMSLNKCRESCLSMGASSYRWFHDGCCQCVGSMCINYGINESRCLQCPYSKELMDFDDEQDEEVPIEDPDRHTYQHVDYSDNSYSAKEKEDNRNNVVDTSAADNANST; this is translated from the exons ATGTTGAAGCAGGTGCTGCTGCCTTTGGCAGTGGCCGTGGCGTGCGCCTTGAGCCTGAGCCTGGCCTGCAATGAAGCCATATGTGCATCCATAGTGAGCAAGTGCATGTTGACACAATCATGCAAGTGCGACAAACTCAATGTCACCTGCAACAGAGACTGTTTCTACTGCCTTGACTATCTCTACACTGAATGCTGCTCTTGTGTAG agATGTGCCCGCGACAAAATGAAACAATCTCTCTAAGTCATAAGTCCAACATTGAGGATCTGCCAGATCCAACGCATGGGTTGTTTGCCCTCCTTACAGAAGAAGCTGACCGTTCCTTGAGATGGCGGTCTTACACATTTCCTGTGCATGCGGAATTGTACAGCCCTGTGCATGAAAAAGATATCAAGCTGAAAGCTG TGGTGTCAAATGGGAATACATCAGAAGTAGTTGAAGAGGAGGATGTACAGGTGAACTGCACTGTGGCATTCATGTCACAATGCATGTCACTGAATAAGTGTAGAGAGTCGTGCCTCTCCATGGGAGCTTCAAGCTACAGGTGGTTCCATGATGGTTGCTGCCAATGTGTTGGAAGCATGTGCATCAATTATGGAATCAATGAAAGCAG GTGCCTCCAGTGTCCCTATTCGAAGGAGCTGATGGACTTCGATGACGAGCAAGATGAAGAGGTACCTATTGAGGACCCAGACAGGCACACTTACCAACATGTTGACTACAGTGACAATTCGTACAGTGCCAAGGAGAAGGAAGACAACAGAAACAATGTGGTAGATACCTCTGCTGCCGATAACGCAAATTCTACGTGA